The Methylocella silvestris BL2 DNA segment GTGCTGCTCGGCATGTCGCGGATGCTGCCCTTTGTGACGAGCGAGGCGGCGGACTATCTTGGCGCCGATCAGCGCGCCAAGATCAAAAGCCTTGGCCGAGATATCAGCTCGCTCAACGAATATGAGACGCGCCAGACGGACAAAATCCAGTTCCTGCTCGATGCGACGCTCGGCTTTACCAACATCGAACAGAACAACATTTTCAGAATCCTGACCATCGTGTCTGTCGTCGGCATCCCGCCGACCCTGTTCGCCGGCATTTACGGCATGAATTTCAAGAACATGCCAGAGCTCGACTGGTCCTTTGGCTATGCCTATGGCCTGGCGGTGATCTTGATCAGCGCCCTCATTCCCTTTCTCTGGTTTAAGAAGCGCGGCTGGTGGTGAATTTGGACGAAGCTCCGTCGCCCCTCTCGGAGGCGGAGCTTAACGCCAGGCTGCTGTATCGCGATGGCCTGATGCTCGTGATCGATAAACCGGCCGGCGTAGCCGTTCATCGCGGGCCGAAGGGCGGAGCCAATCTCGAGGCCGCCTTCCACTGGCTGCGTTTCGGCCTGCCGCGCAGTCCGGCGTTGGCTCACCGGCTCGATCGCGACACCTCCGGCTGTCTCGTGCTCGGCCGGCATCACAAGGCGCTCGAAAAACTCGGGCTTTTGTTCAAGCAGGGCAAGATCGGCAAGACCTATGTCTCCATCGTCAACGGACGCCCCGGCGCGGAGGAGGGGCTGATCGACCTTCCGCTCGGGCGCCGCGACGAGACCCGGGGCTGGTGGATGAAAGTCGATCCCGCCGGGCAGTCCTCGCAAACGCGCTGGCGCATCCTTGCCAAGGGCCCGGCCCACACGCTGCTCGCGCTGACGCCGCTCACAGGGCGCACGCATCAGCTTCGCGTGCATTGCGCGGCGATGGGCTTTTCGATCCTTGGCGATCCGATCTACGGCGAAGGCGGCGCGATCCCGCTGCAGCTCCACGCGCAAAAAATCGAGATCCCGCTCTATAAGAACAAGGACGCTGTGCGCGTCGAAGCGCCGATCCCGGAGTCTTTTCGCGCAGCGCTTGAAAGCTGCGGCATGGCGGGAGCCGAATTCGGATAGCGGGCCTCACCGCCCGACATATTGCCGGACGGCGGTCTGAACGGCCTCTTTGTCCTTCGGCGAGAGCTTCGCCATTTCGCTGTCGAGCCAGGCGTCCTTGATCCCGGCCGAGCGGGCGAGAAGATGCCATTTCATCGCCTCGACCGGATCTTTCGGCAAGCCCCGGCCGGCGGCGAGGATGCGGGCGATCCGGTTCTGCGCCACGGGATTGTCGCGCGCCGCCGCCTTGAGAAACTGCTTTGCCCCCGCCGTCTCGTCCTTGGCGACGCCAACGCCGTTGAACAGCATGATGCCATATTCGATTTCGCCGGGAACATTGTCGGCCTTTGCGGCGCGGGCGATCCAATAGGCCGCGCGTTCGTCGCTTTTTTCGACGCCGGAGCCGTTGCGATAAAGAATCCCAAGCGCATAAGCGGCGTCGCCATCGCCGAGATTGGCGGCAGTTTCGAAATATTTGGCGGCGCCGGAAAAGTCGGACACGACGCCGTTGCCGTCGATCGCGAGGACGCCGAGATTATACATCGCGCCGGGGTGGCCCTTCTCCGCCGCCGCCTTGAACAGCGCCGCGGCGCCGGCGCGATCCTTCGGCGTCCCGTCTCCCGTGAGCTTGGCGAGGCCGAGTTTGAAACTGGCTTGGCGGTCGCCGCGGTCGCTCGCGAGCTTGTACCACCGGTTGGCCTCGGTCGGATCGCGGCGCACGGCAAGACCTTGCGCATAAAGCTCGCCGAGCAGCGTCATCGCCGCGGCGTCCTGGGGGTTGGCTGAGATGCGCCTCATCGCCTCGGCGAGCGCTGTTCCGTAATAGCCGCGCTGATAGGCGCCGAAGGCGAGATCCGGCGCGTCATCCGCCTTGGCTGGAGAGGGCGCCTCCGCCGGCGCTCGCGCTGGATCAAGCGTCTGGGCAGGCCCCGGTTTCGCGCCGCAAATCAAGGCGGCGGCGACTCCCGCAGCAAGGACAGCGCACGCGCCTCGCAAATCAGCGCGCCTTTTCACGGATCGTCGCCAGGATGGCCGCGACGTCCGCCACCGCCGCCGTTGGGCCGCGGGGGTCGGCGAAAACAGCGTCGGCGAGCGCGATGAAATCGGCCCCCGCTTCGGCGAAATCAGCGGCCTCGCCCAGCGTTTGCGCATAGGCGACGCAGGGTATGTTGAAGATCTCGGCCCACCAGGCGACGCGCTCGAGCACGAATTCGTGCGGCTGCGGATGATCGGGGCCGCCGAACATCAGATAATCGACGCCGGTTTCGCCGGCGCTCATCGCCTCGTCACGGCTTTGCAGCGCCCCGGCGCCGACGATCCGATCGGGCTTCAGGCTGGAAAGGGCGCCCTGCAGCGCCTCGGCGCCGGCCTCGACATGGCAGCCGTCGGCGCCGGCGCGAACGGCAAGCTGCGGGTCGCCCTCGACAAGAACGGCGACGTCGCGCTGCTGCGCAATCGGGGCGAGAATCTTGATGATTTTCTTGGCGTCGCCCGGATCGCGGGTTTGCGTCCGCAGCAGCACGCAGGCGACGTCGCAGACGCTCAGCGCGGCGGCGAGCTGCGGCGCGAAAGAATCCGCCTCGGAAATCCGGGGCGTGATCAGAAACAGGCGCGGCGCATCATCGGGCATGGCGGTTATCGCGTTGCAGAAAAGCAGGAGTCGCCAGCTTCTAGCCCATATTCGCCGGCCAAACCTCTCCAATTTTTCTTGAAGGGGCGATCGAGCCGTTCAAAGACGCAGCGTTTCGGGACCGGGAAATCCGCATTCCATCTGACGACGATGACAAATGCGGGACGCTTGTTTGGGCTTTGCTTCCGTGCTACCCGCAGCCGCGGGAGAACATAAATTATGGCTAATGGAAACGGAACCGGGGCTGAAGTCGACGCGGCCCCCGCGATCAATGCGATGGTGCAATATACCAAGGACTTCTCGTTCGAGAATCCCAACGCGCCGCGCTCGCTCGGCCCTCAGGACAAGCCGCCGAACATCCAGATCCAGGTCAACGTGAATGCCAAGCAGGTCGCCGAGAATGATTTCGAGGTGAACATCCTGCTCGAAGGCTCGGCGAAAACCGACGCCGACACGCTGTTCAAATTCGAGCTCGACTATGCCGGGCTGTTCCGCCTGATCAATATTCCGCAATCGGACGCGCATCCGGTGATCATGATCGAATGCCCGCGGCTTCTTTTTCCGTTCGCGCGGCAGATCATTGCCGATGCAGTGCGCAGCGGCGGCTTCCCGCCGCTTTACATCGATCCGATCGACTTCGCGGCGCTGTATCGCCAGCGCATGAGCCAGGTCGCAGCCAATGAGCAGGCGCCGACGGTCGCCTAAGGGCGGTGGTTCCCATCCGTCCATTAGAGCAAAGCAGCGCGGATCGTTCGGTGCTAGGGTGCGATAAATGGATCGCGAGGAGGCCGTTACCCGCTTAAAGCGACACGAAGCCGATTTACGGCGGCTCGGCGTCGAGCGTCTCTATATGTTTGGCTCGACCGCGCGGGGCGATGCGGACGATGAGTCCGACGTCGACCTGTTCTTCGATTATGAAAAGGGACAGCTCGGCCTCTTCGAACTGATGGATGTGAAGGCCTTCGCCGCCCGCATCCTCGGCAGGAAGACTGACATCATGACGCGCGATAGCCTGCACAGAACCCTGCGGCGGCAAATCGAAGAAACAGCCATCCGGGTATTCTAGTGGCAGTGCGTTCGCTCATTCCTCCCTTGAGCGACATCATCGAGGCCATCGAACGGATTCGCGCCGAACTGAGGGACGTGTCTATCGATGAGTTCGCGGCTGATTGGCGACGGCGATGGCTCGTCGAGCGCGGGGTCGAGATTGTTTCCGAGGCCAGCCGCCGCCTGACGGATGAGCTGAAAGCGCGCCACCCGGAAATCCCCTGGCAGAAGGTCGCTGGCATCGGCAACGTCCTGCGCCATGATTATGAAAGCATTGCCGCGCCGATCATGTGGAAGCTGGCGCAAGCCGATCTTCCGATTTTGGAGAGAGTCTGCCGCGAAGAACTAAAGGCGGAAGAAAAAAGCGAACGTCGCGATTAGTCTAATGCAAATGCGGCTGCGCCGGCCGCGACGACGCGCTCTTGCGGCCGGCGCCGCGCTCCGGCGCCCCGGTTTCGCTGAACAGTTCGGCGAGCTTTTCCGTCATCGCGCCGCCAAGCTCCTCCGCGTCGACGATCGTCACGGCGCGGCGGTAATAGCGCGTCACGTCATGGCCGATGCCGATCGCAATGAGCTCAACGGGCGAGCGCGTCTCGATCGTCTCGATCACATGGCGCAGATGCTTTTCCAGATAATTGCCGGGATTGACCGATAGCGTTGAATCATCGACCGGCGCGCCGTCCGAGATCATCATCAGGATGCGGCGCTGCTCCGGCCGCGCCATCAGGCGGCGATAGGCCCAGTCGAGCGCCTCGCCGTCGATGTTTTCCTTGAGCAGCCCTTCGCGCATCATCAGTCCGAGATGTTTGCGCGAACGGCGCCACGGCGCGTCGGCCGACTTATAGATAATGTGGCGCAGATCGTTGAGCCGCCCCGGCGCGGCGGGCTTGTTCGCCTGCAGCCAGGCTTCGCGCGACTGGCCGCCCTTCCACGCTCTTGTCGTGAATCCCAGAATTTCCACTTTGACGCCGCAGCGCTCCAGCGTGCGGGCCAGAATATCGGCGCAGGTGGCGGCGACGGTGATGGGGCGCCCGCGCATCGATCCGGAATTGTCGATCAGCAGGCTGACGACGGTGTCGCGAAAATCCGTGTCCTTCTCACTCTTGAACGACAGCGGCTGCTGCGGATCGATGATGACCCGGGAGAGACGCGCCGGGTCGAGCATGCCTTCTTCGAGGTCGAACTCCCAGGACCGGCTCTGCTGCGCCATCAGGCGGCGCTGCAGCCGGTTGGCGAGCCGCGAGACGACGGAGGAGAGGTTCTGCAACTGTTTGTCGAGATAGGCGCGCAGGCGCTCGAGCTCCTCCGGATCGCATAAATCCTCGGCGGCGATGATCTCGTCGAATCGTTTGGTGAAGGCCTTATAGTCGGAGCCGCGCTGTTCGGCGCGGCCCGGCGTCGGCGGCCGGCGCGGATCGGCCGCCTGCTCGGACTCGGAAAAATCGGCCTCTTCCTCGAACTCGCCGGTCGGCGCGTCGGCCGCATCCGCCTCATTTTCATCGGTCGCGTCGGCGGCGGCCTCGCTCTTTTCGATCTCGCGCGATTCGCCCGAATCGTCCTTTTCGCCTTCCGCGGCCTCAACCTCGGCGTCGCCCTCGTCGACGTCGTCGGTGCTGTTCTCATCGTCCTCAGAATTGTCGTCGAGGCTGCCTTCGTCGAGCATTTCGAGCGAAGTCAGAAGCTTATGCACCGATTGGCCGAAGGCGCGCTGGTCCTCGATCGTCGTGCGCAGCCGGTCGAGGTCGACGCCCGCCTTTTCCTCGATGAAGGGCCTCCAGAGGTCGACGATGCGCTGGCCGCCTTTGGGCGGGTTCCGGCCGGTCAGGCGTTCGCGCACGATCATCGCCAGCGCATCCTCGATCGGCGCGTCGGCGCGCGTCGCGATGTCGGGATAGCGGGCGCGCTGAAACCGATCGTCCAGCATGGCGTCGATATTGTCGCCGACGCCCTCCATGCGGCGCGAGCCGATCGCCTCGACGCGCGCCTGCTCGACGGCGTCGAAGGCGGCTCTCGCCCCGGAGACCTGCGGCGACAGCCGCCGGTGCGTTTCGGCATTGTGGCAGGCAAGGCGCAACGCCAGCGAATCGGCGTGTCCGCGCAAGATCGCCGTCTCATGGGCGTCGATCTTTCGCGACGGCTCGGGCAGGCGGGCTTTGGCGACCGATCCTGTCTTGATGAGGCTCGGACGTTCGGGCGCGAAGACGACCTCAAGCTCCGGCGTCTTCGCCATGGCGCGCATGCAGGCGGCGACGGCCCGCTTGAACGGCTCCTGCGGCGCCTGGGTCTTGGCGGGCGGCTTCTGGTTCGAGGCGGGCATGCGACTCCAGCGGATCATCCTGCGCCGGACGCGCGGGTCCGCGCGCATCGGCGCAAGGGTTCGGGGCGGACCTCAGAAAGCTCTCAGGTCATAACCACATTGATCGCGCTTTCCGGCAGCTCCTTGCCGAAGCAGCGCTGATAGAATTCGGCGACCAGCGCGCGCTCGAGTTCGTCGCATTTGTTGATGAAGGTCAGCCGGAACGCGAAGCCGATGTCGCCGAAAATCTCCGCGTTCTCAGCCCAGGTGATGACCGTGCGCGGACTCATCACCGTCGAGAGATCGCCGGAGATGAAGGCGTTGCGAGTCAGATCGGCGACCCGGACCATCTTGCCGATCTGGTCGCGGGTTTCCTTGGTGGCCTGAAACCGCTTCACCTTGGCGAGAACGATCTCGACCTCCTTGTCGTGCGGCAGATAGTTGAGCGTCGCCACGATCGACCAGCGGTCCATCTGGCCCTGATTGATCTGCTGCGTGCCGTGATAGAGGCCGGAGGTGTCGCCGAGCCCGATCGTGTTCGTCGTCGAGAACAGACGGAAGGCGGGATGCGGCCGGATCACGCGGCTTTGGTCGAGCAGCGTCAGGCGCCCGGACACTTCGAGCACGCGCTGGATCACGAACATGACGTCGGGACGGCCGGCGTCATATTCGTCGAAGCAGAGCGCGATATTGTTCTGCAGCGCCCAGGGCAGGATGCCGTCGCGAAATTCGGTGATCTGCTGGCCGTCCTTCAGAACGATGGCGTCCTTTCCGACGAGATCGACGCGCGAGACATGGCTGTCGAGATTGATGCGCACGCAGGGCCAGTTGAGCCGCGCGGCGACCTGTTCGATATGGGTCGATTTGCCGGTGCCGTGATAGCCGGTGACCATGACGCGGCGGTTGCGCGCGAAGCCGGCGAGAATGGCGAGCGTGGTGTCGCGATCGAACAGATAATCGGGATCGAGGTCTGGCACATGCGGATCGCTCGCCGAATAGGCAGGCGCCTCCATGTCGGTGTCGATGCCGAACACCTGACGCACGGAGATCTTCATGTCCGGAAGGCCCGTAATGGCGCCCTCGTCGAGTCTTACGCTTTGCATTCCCCCTCCGTAGCGATGGCGCTGGCTCGCCCCTGTGGGCGGCCCTCATCGCTGAACCGCTTGATATTCGTCGCCGGACTTAGCCGCATCGCACCGATTTCAGATATTTATAGGCGCGAATGATCTCACGCAGCCTGTCCTCATTCGAACGGTCGCCGCTGTTGGCGTCGGGATGCAAACGCTTGACCAGATCCTTGAAGCGGGTCTTTACCGCGGCCGCGTCGGCGGTGGCGTCAAGGCCCAGCGTGTCGAGCGCGCGCACGGCGGCCAAACCAAGACGCGGCTTTGAAGGTTCCGCCGCGGCGCGCCGGTAACTGCGCGGAGAGGTCACTCCAAGCGCGTCGGGTCCGGCGGGCTCCGCGTCCTCGCGAAATCCCTTTTCGCCGCGCATTGATCCCATCGACCAGGTTGGGCGATGGCCGACCAGCGCATCGCGCTGGTAAAGGGCGACGTCTTCCGCGCTCATCCCGTTGAAATAATTATAGGTCGCATTGTATTCCCGGACGTGATCGAGGCAAAAGGAAAAATACTGGCCCTCGCGCAGCCGACCCATCGGCGCGCGATGGCCGCCAGGCTCGGAGCAGCCGGGATAGTCGCAGCGCGGCTGGTTCGGCTGGACCGCCGCCTTCGGCTCACGTTTGACCCGGATTCGATCGAAGATGCGAGAGTTCAAATTCATGACCTTGGCATTATGGAGGTCTTTGGGGTGGCCGCAAGCGCGGGAGCGAGGTAAAAAGATTGCTGATCCACTTGACAAGGCCGGGCTGGCTTGCGCGGCGCAGGAGCATGGAATGAGCAATCACATAGAGGCGAGCGCGGCTGGAGCGCAAGCGCCCGTCGCGGCTGCGATCCGCGCGAAGCTCGAGGCGGCCTTCGCGCCCGAGACGATCGAAATTATCGACGAGTCACAAAAACACGCCAGCCACGCGCATGTGGCGACCCGCCCCGGCCGCGCCGATCAAGTCGGCGAAACCCATTTTAAAGTCAAAGTGGTCTCGAAATCCTTCTCCGGCAAGAGCCGGATCGACCGTCACCGCGCCATCAACGCCGCATTGTCGCAAGAGCTCGACGCCGGCGTGCATGCGCTGGCGATCGAGGCGAAGGCGCCCGGCGAATAAGTTGCCGGCGTCTCCGCAGCCAGGCGTCCTCGGGCGCAAGGCCGCCAAGACGGACAAAAAGCTTCAGCGCTTTTGACATGCTGGTGGGCCGGGCAGGACTCGAACCTGCAACCAGACCGTTATGAGCGGCCGGCTCTAACCATTGAGCTACCGGCCCCGCGCGGCCGCATGAGCGGCGAGGGCGTTTCGGTCCCCGGCTTGCGCCGGGGAAGCGGCATTACACCTTTTTTGCGTTCTGAAGCAATGGCCGCGGCGAGCCTCGGCGAGCGGGCTATCGCGGCGCGCGCTTGGCGAGAATTCGCTGCAGCGTCCGCCGGTGCATGTTGAGGCGGCGGGCGGTTTCGGAAACATTGCGGCCGCATAATTCGTAGACGCGCTGAATATGCTCCCAGCGGACCCGGTCGGCCGACATCGGATTTTCCGGCAATTCGGCCTTGTCGTGCTGGAC contains these protein-coding regions:
- a CDS encoding RluA family pseudouridine synthase, coding for MDEAPSPLSEAELNARLLYRDGLMLVIDKPAGVAVHRGPKGGANLEAAFHWLRFGLPRSPALAHRLDRDTSGCLVLGRHHKALEKLGLLFKQGKIGKTYVSIVNGRPGAEEGLIDLPLGRRDETRGWWMKVDPAGQSSQTRWRILAKGPAHTLLALTPLTGRTHQLRVHCAAMGFSILGDPIYGEGGAIPLQLHAQKIEIPLYKNKDAVRVEAPIPESFRAALESCGMAGAEFG
- a CDS encoding tetratricopeptide repeat protein, giving the protein MRGACAVLAAGVAAALICGAKPGPAQTLDPARAPAEAPSPAKADDAPDLAFGAYQRGYYGTALAEAMRRISANPQDAAAMTLLGELYAQGLAVRRDPTEANRWYKLASDRGDRQASFKLGLAKLTGDGTPKDRAGAAALFKAAAEKGHPGAMYNLGVLAIDGNGVVSDFSGAAKYFETAANLGDGDAAYALGILYRNGSGVEKSDERAAYWIARAAKADNVPGEIEYGIMLFNGVGVAKDETAGAKQFLKAAARDNPVAQNRIARILAAGRGLPKDPVEAMKWHLLARSAGIKDAWLDSEMAKLSPKDKEAVQTAVRQYVGR
- a CDS encoding thiamine phosphate synthase; translation: MPDDAPRLFLITPRISEADSFAPQLAAALSVCDVACVLLRTQTRDPGDAKKIIKILAPIAQQRDVAVLVEGDPQLAVRAGADGCHVEAGAEALQGALSSLKPDRIVGAGALQSRDEAMSAGETGVDYLMFGGPDHPQPHEFVLERVAWWAEIFNIPCVAYAQTLGEAADFAEAGADFIALADAVFADPRGPTAAVADVAAILATIREKAR
- the secB gene encoding protein-export chaperone SecB, translated to MANGNGTGAEVDAAPAINAMVQYTKDFSFENPNAPRSLGPQDKPPNIQIQVNVNAKQVAENDFEVNILLEGSAKTDADTLFKFELDYAGLFRLINIPQSDAHPVIMIECPRLLFPFARQIIADAVRSGGFPPLYIDPIDFAALYRQRMSQVAANEQAPTVA
- a CDS encoding nucleotidyltransferase family protein, yielding MDREEAVTRLKRHEADLRRLGVERLYMFGSTARGDADDESDVDLFFDYEKGQLGLFELMDVKAFAARILGRKTDIMTRDSLHRTLRRQIEETAIRVF
- a CDS encoding HepT-like ribonuclease domain-containing protein, yielding MSDIIEAIERIRAELRDVSIDEFAADWRRRWLVERGVEIVSEASRRLTDELKARHPEIPWQKVAGIGNVLRHDYESIAAPIMWKLAQADLPILERVCREELKAEEKSERRD
- the cobT gene encoding cobaltochelatase subunit CobT, encoding MPASNQKPPAKTQAPQEPFKRAVAACMRAMAKTPELEVVFAPERPSLIKTGSVAKARLPEPSRKIDAHETAILRGHADSLALRLACHNAETHRRLSPQVSGARAAFDAVEQARVEAIGSRRMEGVGDNIDAMLDDRFQRARYPDIATRADAPIEDALAMIVRERLTGRNPPKGGQRIVDLWRPFIEEKAGVDLDRLRTTIEDQRAFGQSVHKLLTSLEMLDEGSLDDNSEDDENSTDDVDEGDAEVEAAEGEKDDSGESREIEKSEAAADATDENEADAADAPTGEFEEEADFSESEQAADPRRPPTPGRAEQRGSDYKAFTKRFDEIIAAEDLCDPEELERLRAYLDKQLQNLSSVVSRLANRLQRRLMAQQSRSWEFDLEEGMLDPARLSRVIIDPQQPLSFKSEKDTDFRDTVVSLLIDNSGSMRGRPITVAATCADILARTLERCGVKVEILGFTTRAWKGGQSREAWLQANKPAAPGRLNDLRHIIYKSADAPWRRSRKHLGLMMREGLLKENIDGEALDWAYRRLMARPEQRRILMMISDGAPVDDSTLSVNPGNYLEKHLRHVIETIETRSPVELIAIGIGHDVTRYYRRAVTIVDAEELGGAMTEKLAELFSETGAPERGAGRKSASSRPAQPHLH
- the cobS gene encoding cobaltochelatase subunit CobS is translated as MQSVRLDEGAITGLPDMKISVRQVFGIDTDMEAPAYSASDPHVPDLDPDYLFDRDTTLAILAGFARNRRVMVTGYHGTGKSTHIEQVAARLNWPCVRINLDSHVSRVDLVGKDAIVLKDGQQITEFRDGILPWALQNNIALCFDEYDAGRPDVMFVIQRVLEVSGRLTLLDQSRVIRPHPAFRLFSTTNTIGLGDTSGLYHGTQQINQGQMDRWSIVATLNYLPHDKEVEIVLAKVKRFQATKETRDQIGKMVRVADLTRNAFISGDLSTVMSPRTVITWAENAEIFGDIGFAFRLTFINKCDELERALVAEFYQRCFGKELPESAINVVMT
- a CDS encoding J domain-containing protein, which produces MNLNSRIFDRIRVKREPKAAVQPNQPRCDYPGCSEPGGHRAPMGRLREGQYFSFCLDHVREYNATYNYFNGMSAEDVALYQRDALVGHRPTWSMGSMRGEKGFREDAEPAGPDALGVTSPRSYRRAAAEPSKPRLGLAAVRALDTLGLDATADAAAVKTRFKDLVKRLHPDANSGDRSNEDRLREIIRAYKYLKSVRCG
- a CDS encoding BolA family protein — translated: MSNHIEASAAGAQAPVAAAIRAKLEAAFAPETIEIIDESQKHASHAHVATRPGRADQVGETHFKVKVVSKSFSGKSRIDRHRAINAALSQELDAGVHALAIEAKAPGE